CTCTGCGCGCCCTACGCGCCGAGGCCGACGCGCTTCTACGCTTTCTCCGATCCGACTCAGGGATGGAGGAGGCCAAGCATGACGCGCAACGCGATCGTTCGACAGCGAGATCTGTTCGAAGCGGACGAGCGCCAAACAGCGGCGATTCCCGTTCAGCGGGAGCAGTTGGCGGGGTTGATCGAGGCGCTGCTGCGCGAGATCGCGACGGCGCTGATTGGCGGGGAGGTCGACGATGACCAAGATCACGGCTGACCACCTTGCCCGCGGCGCCTTTGTCTACGTCCGCCAGTCGACCCCCGATCAGCTTGTGCACAACCAGGAGAGCCTGCGGCGCCAGTACGGCCTTGCCGGTCGCGCAAAAGAGCTCGGCTGGGCTACCGTCGAGGTTGTTGATGACGATCTCGGCCGCTCGGGAGGCGGCGTCACGCGCCCCGGCTTCGAGCGATTGCTGGCGGCGATCTGCGACGGGCGCGTCGGGGCCGTATTTGCGATCGAAGCCTCCCGGCTCGCCCGCAACGGCCGCGACTGGCATACGTTGATCGAGTTCTGCGGATTGGTCGGGACCGTCATCGTCGACGAAGACGGAATCTACCATGCTCGGCATTCCAACGATCGCCTGCTGCTCGGCATGAAAGGCACGATGAGCGAGCTCGAGCTTTCGCTGTTTCGGCAGCGCTCGCACGAGGCGCTGAAGCAGAAAGCGCGCCGTGGCGCGCTGTTCCTTGGAGTCGCCGTCGGCTACGTGAAGACCGGGCGCGACCGAATCGAGAAGGACCCGGACCAGCAGGTGCAGGCCGCCATCGGGATCGTCTTTGCAAAGTTCGCCGAGCTTCAGAGCGTGCGACAGGTGCACTTATGGTTGCGTGAGGAAGGCATCGCGCTTCCCGCCGCGCGCCACGGTGCTGCGGAGGGGCGTATCGTCGGCTGGCGGTTACCGCTCTATGGCGCCGTGCACGCCATCCTGACCAACCCCGTCTACGCCGGCGCATATGCCTTCGGGCGGAGCACGAACAAGGTCAGTGTGGAGGAGGGCCGCAAGCGCGTAAGGCGCGGCATGCGCCGCCCACTGGCCGAATGGGACGTGCTGCTCAAGGACCAGCACGAGGGCTACATCTCCTGGACGGAGTTCGAGAGGAATCAGAGGGTGATCGCCGACAACGCGACGGGCAAGGGCGGCGCCGTCGCCAGAGGAGCGGCGCGACAGGGAGAGTTGCTCCTCGCTGGCCTTCTGCGCTGCGGCCACTGCGGTCGCAAGATGTACGTGGCCTACGGCGGCAAGGCAGGGCGCTATCATTGCGAAGGCGCGCTCGTGAACCACGGCGCCCAGCGCTGCATCTCGTTTGGCGGCTTGCACGCCGATCAGGCCGTCGGCGGGGAAGTGCTACGGGTCTTGAAGCCGTTCGGCGTCGACGCGGCGGTCAGGGCGCTCGACGCGCTGGCGGGCGAGACGTCGGCCGCCAGGCGACAACTGGAGCTTGCGTTGCAGCGGGCGCGCTTCGAAGCGGCACATGCACGCCGTCAATACGATGCCGTAGATCCGACGAACCGTCTTGTCGCCGGCGAGCTCGAGCGGCGGTGGAACGAGGCGCTGCAGGTCGTGCGCGGTATCGAGGACGAAATAGCCGCCGTCGACGCAAAGAAACCGGCGCCCCTGGGGGAACGGGAGCGGGAGCAGCTGATGCGGCTCGGCCACGACCTCGAACTCGCCTGGTCGCATCCGGCGGCGACGTCGGCGACGCGGAAGCGGATCCTGCGTGCGGCCTTGAACGAAATCGTCGTGCGCGTTGAAGCCGAGCACATCGAGATGGTCCTGCACTGGCAGGGTGGCGACCATACCGCGATCAAACTGAAGAAAAACGGAGTGGGCAAACATCGTTGGACGATCCCCGAAGATACCTTGTCGCTCGTCCGCGAACTGGCCCGGTTGATGCCCGACCGGCAAATTGCGCGGCTTCTCAATCGCGCCGGCAAACCGACGGGGCGGGGCAACGGCTGGACCCAGGCGCGGGTGCGCTCGTTCCGTAGCCACTATGGTATCGCCGTACATCGTCCCGACGAATGGCAGAGCGAGGGGAAATCACGCTTGAAGCGGCGGCGAAGATCATAGACGTCAGCGTGATGACCGCGCTGCGCAGGGTTCGGCAAGGCGTCGTCAAGGGGCGGCAGATATGTCCGGGCGCGCCCTGGGCGATCGAAGCC
The nucleotide sequence above comes from Candidatus Eremiobacteraceae bacterium. Encoded proteins:
- a CDS encoding recombinase family protein, translated to MTKITADHLARGAFVYVRQSTPDQLVHNQESLRRQYGLAGRAKELGWATVEVVDDDLGRSGGGVTRPGFERLLAAICDGRVGAVFAIEASRLARNGRDWHTLIEFCGLVGTVIVDEDGIYHARHSNDRLLLGMKGTMSELELSLFRQRSHEALKQKARRGALFLGVAVGYVKTGRDRIEKDPDQQVQAAIGIVFAKFAELQSVRQVHLWLREEGIALPAARHGAAEGRIVGWRLPLYGAVHAILTNPVYAGAYAFGRSTNKVSVEEGRKRVRRGMRRPLAEWDVLLKDQHEGYISWTEFERNQRVIADNATGKGGAVARGAARQGELLLAGLLRCGHCGRKMYVAYGGKAGRYHCEGALVNHGAQRCISFGGLHADQAVGGEVLRVLKPFGVDAAVRALDALAGETSAARRQLELALQRARFEAAHARRQYDAVDPTNRLVAGELERRWNEALQVVRGIEDEIAAVDAKKPAPLGEREREQLMRLGHDLELAWSHPAATSATRKRILRAALNEIVVRVEAEHIEMVLHWQGGDHTAIKLKKNGVGKHRWTIPEDTLSLVRELARLMPDRQIARLLNRAGKPTGRGNGWTQARVRSFRSHYGIAVHRPDEWQSEGKSRLKRRRRS